In a genomic window of Verrucomicrobiota bacterium:
- a CDS encoding glycosyltransferase family 4 protein, with the protein MPTRSPHLKVQPGADPAPGRNPSLAYLFERFPAFTQTFCAREVLELSRQGLAVPIYSIRRPVEPPPSDLPLQDLDVRYLPDTNRLRFKLEARLLSPQYHQHWDAEGDTRDKNRYREALYLGRRLRRHGIGHLHVHFASLAARTAWWIKRLHGIPYSLTAHAKDIFRPKPDQRVPMEVLIRDAAFVVSVSNYGADYLRARVPEAAGRILRIYNGLDLSRFRAARPEATPIRLLAIGRLIEKKGFIYLLQACRDLNRAGLPFSCRIVGEGPEHDHLAQYIERERLSPRVQLVGARTQGEIADLLAEASIFVFPAVHDRDRDSDNLPTVIAEAMASGLPVVSTWVAGIPEMVVPDRNGLLVEERNPSRLAQAIQLLAEDPARRVSFGTNSRRLAEQHFDLHKTVAQLRETFRERVA; encoded by the coding sequence ATGCCTACCCGCAGCCCTCACCTGAAAGTTCAGCCCGGCGCGGACCCTGCGCCGGGACGCAATCCGTCTCTGGCCTACCTTTTTGAACGTTTCCCAGCGTTTACGCAGACATTTTGCGCCCGCGAAGTGCTCGAACTGTCCCGCCAGGGGTTGGCCGTGCCGATTTATTCGATCCGGCGGCCGGTGGAACCGCCGCCCAGTGATTTACCGCTCCAGGATCTTGACGTGCGTTACCTGCCCGATACCAACCGGCTCAGGTTCAAACTCGAGGCCAGGCTTCTGTCGCCCCAATACCATCAGCACTGGGATGCCGAGGGGGACACCCGTGACAAAAACCGGTACCGCGAAGCCCTCTACCTGGGCCGCCGCCTCCGCCGGCACGGCATCGGCCACCTCCACGTCCATTTTGCCAGCCTGGCCGCGCGTACCGCCTGGTGGATCAAACGGCTGCACGGCATCCCTTACAGCCTTACCGCCCATGCGAAAGACATTTTCCGGCCCAAACCGGACCAGCGCGTGCCCATGGAGGTTCTGATCCGTGACGCCGCCTTCGTGGTCAGCGTCAGCAATTATGGGGCGGATTACCTCCGTGCCCGCGTCCCGGAGGCCGCCGGCCGCATCCTGCGGATCTATAACGGGCTGGACCTGTCGCGGTTCCGCGCGGCCCGGCCGGAGGCGACGCCCATCCGGCTACTGGCCATCGGGCGGCTCATTGAAAAAAAGGGATTCATTTATCTGCTGCAAGCCTGCCGCGATCTCAACCGGGCGGGTTTACCGTTCTCCTGCCGGATCGTCGGCGAAGGGCCCGAACACGACCACCTCGCCCAATACATCGAACGGGAACGCCTTAGCCCGCGAGTCCAACTGGTTGGCGCCCGGACGCAAGGAGAAATCGCCGATCTGCTCGCCGAAGCCAGCATTTTCGTCTTTCCGGCCGTCCACGACCGCGACCGTGATTCCGACAACCTGCCGACCGTGATCGCCGAGGCGATGGCCAGCGGCTTGCCCGTCGTCAGCACCTGGGTGGCCGGCATCCCGGAAATGGTGGTGCCGGACCGGAACGGCCTGCTCGTCGAGGAACGTAACCCGAGCCGGCTGGCCCAGGCGATTCAGCTGCTGGCGGAAGATCCCGCCCGGAGAGTTTCCTTCGGCACAAATTCGCGCCGTCTGGCTGAGCAGCATTTCGACCTGCACAAGACCGTGGCCCAATTGCGGGAAACCTTCCGGGAGCGCGTCGCCTGA
- the atpB gene encoding F0F1 ATP synthase subunit A, giving the protein MGIYFLAEQISVNATPFFPNHVWFTNSLLVTVIVAGLLLVWARSATARMELVPSGHQNVFETVVEALYTTFEGIVGRHMIAKTFPLIATLFVFILAANWFGLVPGVGTIGFGPPAHGPLALEEVQRPLLRPSNADLNMTLGMALFFMIWWVIWTISEVGVVGFLKENFAPKGGMKGAMWFVLLPLFIFTGIIEIISIIFRPVSLSLRLFGNIYAGETLLHTMSELGSGLPIPLNWITSVLFPLPFYFLELLVGILQAFVFALLCAVYIRLSTTHPEGEGEGAGAHGH; this is encoded by the coding sequence ATGGGAATATACTTTCTTGCGGAGCAGATCTCGGTAAACGCGACGCCGTTTTTTCCCAATCACGTCTGGTTTACCAATTCTTTGCTGGTCACGGTGATCGTCGCCGGGCTGCTGTTGGTCTGGGCACGATCCGCCACCGCCAGGATGGAATTGGTGCCGAGCGGCCATCAGAACGTTTTTGAAACCGTGGTCGAAGCGCTCTACACCACCTTCGAGGGGATCGTCGGGCGCCACATGATCGCGAAAACCTTTCCGCTGATCGCGACCCTGTTCGTTTTCATTCTCGCCGCGAACTGGTTCGGGCTGGTGCCCGGGGTCGGCACGATCGGTTTCGGTCCGCCTGCGCACGGGCCGCTTGCCCTGGAGGAGGTGCAGCGCCCCCTGTTGCGGCCCTCCAATGCGGACCTGAACATGACGCTGGGGATGGCGCTCTTCTTCATGATCTGGTGGGTCATTTGGACTATCAGCGAAGTGGGCGTGGTCGGTTTCCTGAAGGAGAACTTTGCCCCGAAGGGCGGCATGAAAGGCGCCATGTGGTTCGTGCTGCTGCCGCTCTTTATCTTCACGGGGATTATCGAGATCATCTCCATCATTTTCCGGCCGGTCTCGCTTTCCCTCCGGCTTTTCGGCAACATCTATGCGGGGGAGACGCTGCTTCATACGATGTCGGAGCTGGGCTCGGGCCTGCCCATCCCGTTGAACTGGATCACCAGCGTGCTTTTTCCGTTGCCTTTCTACTTTCTTGAGCTTCTGGTCGGAATTCTGCAGGCATTCGTTTTTGCGCTGCTCTGCGCGGTGTACATCCGGCTCTCCACCACCCATCCGGAGGGAGAAGGAGAAGGCGCGGGCGCGCACGGCCACTGA
- a CDS encoding MBL fold metallo-hydrolase → MRFTNLTKEIEIGANSYHIQLDGAELVLDAGLHPRNEGEAALPNYRFIPDHELDAILITHAHQDHIGSLPVLMRRQPQAPVYMTGPTAALSEAMLHNSVNVMSRQREELGLGVYPLFTHRETDLFAQAWQSVGLRQRWNLQGERVTGDNGELTFEMYHAGHILGSAGVMLRSQGRKIFYTGDVNFADQTLMRKAEFPEEPLDVLIVETTRGDRALPPAFNRPAEEERFLQAILEAFERGGSVLVPVFALGKTQEVLTMLFEFRNRGLLKRTPIYIGGLSTKITVIHDQLASVATRQHVGVQLLDTLAPYVLSGREVGTTQLERQHIYALSSGMMSEKTLSNQLAARILSDPKQSIFFVGYADPESPGGRLKAGQPEEPIRLDNELPEQPLICRVEEFDFSAHSPREQILNYICQTRPQTVVLVHGGPASMSWFEAAIAEALPGTRVVIPVPGETYEL, encoded by the coding sequence ATGCGTTTCACAAATCTGACCAAAGAGATCGAGATCGGGGCTAACTCCTATCACATCCAATTGGACGGCGCCGAACTGGTGCTCGATGCGGGCCTGCATCCCCGAAATGAGGGCGAGGCGGCGCTTCCCAATTACCGGTTCATTCCGGACCACGAGCTGGATGCGATCCTGATCACGCATGCCCATCAGGATCACATCGGGTCCCTGCCGGTACTGATGCGGCGCCAACCTCAGGCGCCGGTGTACATGACGGGGCCGACGGCCGCCCTCAGCGAGGCGATGCTGCACAACTCGGTCAACGTCATGTCACGCCAGCGAGAGGAGCTCGGCCTGGGCGTTTACCCTTTATTTACCCACCGTGAGACCGATCTATTCGCCCAGGCCTGGCAGAGCGTAGGGTTGCGCCAGCGCTGGAACCTGCAGGGCGAAAGGGTAACGGGCGACAATGGCGAGCTGACCTTCGAAATGTACCATGCCGGGCACATCCTCGGTTCTGCGGGCGTCATGCTCCGGTCGCAGGGCCGAAAGATCTTTTACACGGGCGACGTGAATTTTGCCGATCAAACGCTGATGCGAAAGGCGGAGTTTCCCGAGGAGCCGCTGGACGTTTTGATCGTCGAAACCACGCGCGGCGACCGCGCTCTGCCGCCGGCGTTCAATCGTCCGGCTGAGGAGGAACGGTTTCTGCAGGCGATCCTTGAGGCTTTTGAGCGCGGCGGGTCGGTGCTGGTGCCGGTCTTCGCTTTAGGTAAAACCCAGGAAGTGCTCACGATGCTGTTCGAGTTCCGGAATCGCGGGCTCCTTAAGCGCACACCGATCTACATCGGCGGGTTGAGCACGAAAATCACCGTCATCCACGACCAGTTGGCCAGCGTTGCCACCCGCCAGCACGTCGGCGTGCAACTGCTCGACACCCTCGCGCCTTACGTCCTGAGCGGACGGGAAGTCGGGACCACGCAGCTCGAACGCCAGCACATTTACGCGCTCTCCAGCGGGATGATGTCCGAAAAAACGCTTTCCAACCAGCTCGCCGCCAGGATTCTGTCCGACCCGAAGCAGTCCATCTTCTTCGTCGGCTACGCGGACCCGGAGTCACCCGGCGGCCGGTTGAAGGCGGGACAGCCGGAAGAACCGATCCGGCTCGACAACGAATTACCGGAACAACCGTTGATCTGTCGCGTGGAGGAATTTGATTTCAGCGCCCACTCTCCGCGGGAACAAATCCTGAATTATATCTGCCAGACCCGCCCGCAAACGGTGGTCCTGGTGCACGGCGGACCGGCGTCAATGTCATGGTTTGAAGCAGCGATCGCCGAAGCCTTACCCGGTACCCGCGTCGTGATCCCCGTCCCGGGGGAAACGTACGAGCTTTGA
- a CDS encoding VTT domain-containing protein encodes MPSFRVKIAIAAIVAAGLVVAAAHFPVIPVLKGFCDHVGRMGAAGVVCFALLLAVGSVCMLPASPFIIAASAVFGFGLGLTAGLSGIALGASLGFFLSRWLLRKDVAAQLRKHPTFESIDLAIEREGWKIIILLRLCPIPFGLANYLYGLTGIPYQAYLLTTLAGGLPSTLLFCHLGAASKAGLEAVASGQSGHHAGQIVLLGLSVAATVAVIVVLPRFAKKAIAKHAKVSIPS; translated from the coding sequence GTGCCTAGTTTCCGCGTCAAGATCGCCATCGCCGCGATTGTCGCAGCCGGACTAGTGGTTGCGGCTGCCCATTTTCCAGTTATCCCGGTCCTGAAAGGTTTTTGTGACCACGTGGGCCGAATGGGGGCGGCCGGGGTTGTCTGCTTTGCCTTGCTCCTTGCCGTCGGTTCCGTCTGCATGCTTCCAGCCAGCCCTTTCATCATCGCCGCTTCGGCCGTGTTTGGGTTCGGACTCGGGCTAACGGCCGGGCTGTCCGGGATTGCGCTCGGGGCGTCGCTCGGTTTTTTTCTGTCGCGCTGGTTGTTGAGAAAAGATGTTGCCGCTCAACTCCGAAAACACCCCACGTTCGAAAGCATCGACCTCGCGATTGAGCGCGAAGGGTGGAAGATCATTATCCTCCTCCGGCTCTGCCCGATCCCTTTCGGATTAGCCAATTACCTTTACGGGCTGACGGGGATCCCGTACCAGGCTTACCTGTTAACCACGCTGGCCGGCGGCCTGCCTTCGACCCTGCTTTTCTGCCACCTCGGCGCCGCCAGCAAGGCCGGGCTCGAGGCGGTTGCCTCCGGTCAGTCCGGCCATCACGCGGGCCAGATCGTGCTGCTGGGACTCAGCGTGGCCGCCACCGTGGCGGTCATCGTGGTCTTACCCCGGTTTGCGAAGAAAGCCATCGCCAAACACGCCAAGGTCAGCATCCCCTCCTAG
- a CDS encoding SWIB/MDM2 domain-containing protein → MKPVQPDAALAKIVGSDPLPRTELTKKLWEYIKKNNLQDKKTIKADAALEAVFNGKKQVDMFELTRLVNGHLVK, encoded by the coding sequence ATGAAACCGGTCCAGCCGGACGCTGCTTTGGCCAAAATCGTCGGATCAGATCCTTTGCCTCGAACTGAACTCACCAAAAAACTTTGGGAGTACATTAAGAAAAATAATCTTCAGGATAAAAAGACCATCAAAGCTGATGCCGCGCTGGAAGCGGTATTTAATGGTAAAAAGCAGGTGGACATGTTTGAGCTCACTCGCCTGGTGAACGGGCACCTGGTGAAATAG